One window from the genome of Pedobacter schmidteae encodes:
- a CDS encoding NAD(P)H-dependent glycerol-3-phosphate dehydrogenase: MIPKVAMIGGGSWATAIIKMLSDNFSAKEIYWWMRNADAITHVHKYKHNPNYLSSVEIRIPEDNISNDIAHIIKQADYIVLNVPAAFLKETLNGVTPEQLKGKKVISAIKGIVPDENQIIGEFLHQKYNVPLSDILVISGPCHAEEVALEKLSYLTIASVNVGLAGFFANLLNTRYIKTNVSDDIFGTEYAAVLKNIYAVASGICHGLGYGDNFQAVLISNAIREIKRFVDAVHPINRDIKESAYLGDLLVTAYSQFSRNRTFGNMIGKGYTVKSAQLEMNMIAEGYYAVSCMHYINKKYKVDMPISRAVYAILYEKHAPQIEMRLLTEQLN; the protein is encoded by the coding sequence ATGATACCTAAAGTCGCAATGATTGGTGGGGGTAGTTGGGCTACTGCTATTATAAAAATGCTCTCAGACAATTTCTCAGCAAAAGAAATCTATTGGTGGATGCGGAATGCAGATGCCATTACGCATGTCCATAAATACAAGCACAACCCGAACTATCTGAGCTCGGTTGAGATCAGAATTCCTGAGGATAATATCTCCAATGATATTGCTCATATTATTAAACAGGCCGATTATATTGTGCTTAATGTGCCTGCAGCTTTTTTAAAGGAAACCCTTAATGGGGTAACACCCGAGCAGCTAAAAGGTAAAAAGGTCATTTCGGCTATTAAAGGTATTGTACCGGATGAAAACCAGATCATCGGCGAATTTCTTCATCAAAAATACAATGTGCCTTTATCAGATATCCTGGTGATCAGTGGCCCTTGCCATGCCGAAGAGGTGGCGCTTGAAAAGCTCTCTTATCTTACCATTGCTTCTGTTAACGTTGGACTGGCTGGTTTTTTTGCCAACCTTTTAAATACACGTTATATCAAAACCAATGTTTCAGATGATATTTTCGGGACAGAATATGCTGCGGTATTGAAAAATATTTATGCTGTTGCCAGCGGTATTTGCCACGGTTTAGGTTATGGTGATAACTTTCAGGCGGTATTGATCTCTAATGCCATCCGCGAAATCAAGCGATTTGTAGATGCTGTACATCCCATCAACCGCGACATTAAAGAGTCTGCTTATCTGGGTGATTTGCTGGTGACTGCTTATTCCCAGTTCAGCCGCAACCGTACTTTCGGTAACATGATAGGGAAGGGATATACGGTGAAATCGGCACAGCTGGAAATGAACATGATTGCCGAGGGCTACTATGCCGTAAGCTGCATGCATTACATCAATAAAAAGTACAAGGTAGATATGCCAATCAGTCGCGCTGTATATGCAATTTTATATGAGAAACATGCACCGCAGATTGAGATGCGCTTGCTTACTGAGCAGCTGAACTAA
- a CDS encoding efflux RND transporter periplasmic adaptor subunit, translated as MKLKTILIIVGVIIVLLGAGVYTGVIGGDKREKVTAEKAADRKVIETVTASGKIQPETEVKLSAEVSGEVTELLVKEGDVVKKGQLLVKVRPDVLKSGYDRAVASYSSQKASVASAAQYLRQAEANFVNGEATYKRNVELFGKKVISASEFDAAKAAYLTAKTNLGRAKEDLTAAKFSLEQSGANVQEASANLAKATIFAPVNGVISKLSVELGDRILGTVQNAGTEIMRISNLSSMEVNVDVNENDINRVKVGDNASIEVDAFADKKFKGTVTEIASSSKDVGAATSSVDQVTNFVVKVRILAESYDNIKGGAKDLPSPFRPGLSATVDIESQTVDGLSVPIQSVFTIDKKKGGDKDKKPEDNEENSEKQKSKLTDKKVKQYVYLYNADETVKQVEVTTGIQNDQFIIVKTGLKAGQEVITGPYSAIQNKLKDGMKVKKVTKDQLFAEPGKK; from the coding sequence ATGAAACTGAAAACCATATTAATTATAGTAGGCGTGATCATTGTGCTGCTTGGTGCTGGTGTATACACCGGAGTAATAGGCGGTGACAAAAGAGAGAAAGTAACTGCCGAGAAGGCGGCCGACAGGAAAGTGATAGAGACCGTTACGGCCAGTGGAAAAATACAGCCGGAAACAGAGGTAAAGCTGAGTGCGGAAGTATCGGGCGAGGTGACTGAACTTTTGGTTAAAGAAGGCGATGTGGTAAAAAAAGGCCAGTTACTGGTAAAGGTTCGCCCTGATGTATTGAAGTCGGGTTACGATAGGGCCGTGGCTTCTTACAGTTCCCAAAAAGCTAGTGTAGCCAGTGCAGCGCAGTACCTTAGGCAGGCGGAGGCCAATTTTGTAAACGGCGAGGCTACTTATAAACGTAATGTCGAGCTGTTTGGCAAAAAAGTAATTTCTGCTTCTGAATTTGATGCTGCAAAAGCAGCATATCTGACTGCCAAAACAAACCTTGGCAGGGCAAAAGAAGACCTTACGGCTGCAAAATTTAGTCTGGAGCAATCTGGTGCTAACGTTCAGGAAGCGAGTGCTAACCTGGCAAAAGCCACCATATTTGCACCGGTAAATGGGGTGATATCGAAACTTTCAGTGGAGTTGGGGGACCGTATTTTGGGAACAGTTCAAAATGCGGGAACCGAGATTATGCGTATTTCCAATCTTAGCTCAATGGAAGTAAACGTGGATGTAAACGAGAATGATATCAACAGGGTAAAAGTTGGTGATAATGCCAGCATTGAAGTGGACGCATTTGCCGATAAAAAGTTCAAAGGTACAGTTACCGAAATTGCCAGCTCTTCAAAAGATGTAGGTGCAGCAACCAGCTCGGTTGATCAGGTAACCAACTTTGTGGTAAAGGTGCGTATCCTGGCCGAATCCTATGACAACATTAAAGGAGGGGCTAAAGATCTGCCATCGCCATTCAGACCGGGCTTATCGGCTACAGTGGATATAGAAAGTCAAACGGTAGACGGTTTATCGGTCCCTATTCAGTCGGTATTTACCATCGATAAAAAGAAAGGTGGAGATAAAGATAAAAAGCCTGAAGATAATGAGGAGAACTCCGAAAAACAAAAATCGAAGCTGACAGACAAAAAAGTGAAACAATATGTTTATCTGTACAATGCAGATGAAACCGTTAAACAGGTAGAAGTTACTACTGGTATTCAAAATGATCAGTTTATCATTGTTAAAACTGGCCTTAAAGCAGGGCAGGAAGTGATTACCGGACCTTATTCTGCCATTCAGAATAAATTAAAGGACGGGATGAAAGTAAAGAAAGTAACTAAGGATCAGTTATTTGCTGAGCCTGGTAAGAAGTAA